In the genome of Tripterygium wilfordii isolate XIE 37 chromosome 19, ASM1340144v1, whole genome shotgun sequence, one region contains:
- the LOC119986264 gene encoding uncharacterized protein LOC119986264, producing MACWSAENATNAYLKTLKMGQRAKEPDEAEFISAMAAGNNAQLMVVACARAADSNTLALVDAAHQTGGHVVCVLPGIEHLQSSYKSLGADAYHVEFVIGDAKNLLPTHYREAEFLLIDCNLENHEEILRAVQTSRRRNGAAAVVGYNAFCKNSWRSSGSETQLLPIGEGLLVTRIAANQKIGGGGCGYGRRSHWVVKVDEFTGEEHVFRVRYPQTKEIQA from the exons ATGGCTTGCTGGTCTGCTGAGAATGCCACAAATGCCTACCTCAAAACCCTGAAAATG GGACAAAGGGCAAAAGAGCCAGATGAAGCAGAGTTCATATCGGCTATGGCAGCAGGAAACAATGCACAACTAATGGTGGTAGCATGTGCAAGAGCTGCCGACTCCAACACACTTGCTTTAGTGGACGCAGCACATCAAACTGGAGGCCATGTGGTCTGCGTTCTTCCTGGAATCGAACACTTGCAATCTTCATATAAATCGCTTGGTGCGGATGCATACCATGTTGAGTTTGTCATTGGAGATGCCAAAAATCTACTACCAACCCATTACAGGGAAGCAGAATTTCTACTTATTGACTGTAACCTTGAGAATCATGAAGAAATTCTCAGAGCAGTGCAGACAAGTAGAAGGCGTAATGGTGCGGCTGCTGTCGTGGGGTACAATGCCTTCTGCAAGAATTCGTGGCGATCAAGTGGTTCTGAAACCCAGTTGTTGCCCATAGGAGAAGGGTTGCTGGTGACGAGAATAGCCGCAAACCAGAAGATTGGAGGTGGTGGTTGTGGTTATGGAAGGAGGAGTCATTGGGTTGTCAAAGTAGATGAGTTCACAGGAGAAGAGCATGTGTTCAGAGTTAGATATCCACAAACCAAAGAGATTCAAGCTTAA
- the LOC119985396 gene encoding probable leucine-rich repeat receptor-like protein kinase At1g35710 codes for MGLRLLLFTLLFFFTNPRWVCPSTELRALMVMKAALDPEDLLLSSWTINGNPCDGSFEGVACDEKGQVANISLQGKGLSGKVSPAIAGLKHLTGLYLHYNSLYGEVPREIANLTELTDLYLNVNNLSGEIPPEIGNMGSLQVLQLCYNRLTGSIPTQLGSLKKLSVLALQSNNLTGAIPARLGDLGVLMRLDLSFNHLFGSIPTKLADSPLLEVLDIRNNTLSGNVPPALKRLNEGFQFENNRGLCGEGFMTLNACDASNALNPGRPEPFGPGVTGNPTREIPETANLRLRCNQSQCSKPSKPGKVSIVVGVLVVTVALAVVAMLTFTQYRRRKQKLGSSFDIPDSRLSTDHAKGIYRRNGSPLISLEYSNGWDPLADGRSISGYGQEVFQSFRFNLDEVETATQYFSEMNLLGKSTYSATYKGVLRDGSVVAIKSISKSSCKSEEAEFLKGLNILASLKHENLVRLRGFCCSKGRGECFLIYDYAPNGNFLRYLDVNDGDGHVLEWSPRVSIVEGIAKGIAYLHGHKVNKSTLCHQNISAEKVLIDHRCNPLLSDSGLHNLLTNDIIFSELKSSAAMGYLAPEYTNTGRFTEKSDIYAFGVLVFQVLSGKRKVTSLVNLGAEACRFEDYIDPNLHGKFFEYEATKLARIAWLCTHECPIERISMEAVVQELGNCSSCL; via the exons ATGGGTTTGAGACTATTACTTTTcactcttctcttcttcttcacaaacCCAAGATGGGTTTGTCCAAGCACCGAACTGAGAGCACTCATGGTCATGAAAGCAGCTTTGGACCCAGAAGACCTGTTGCTCTCTTCCTGGACCATCAATGGCAACCCATGTGATGGTTCATTTGAAGGAGTAGCCTGTGATGAGAAGGGCCAAGTGGCCAACATTTCACTGCAGGGGAAGGGGCTCTCTGGCAAGGTCTCCCCTGCTATTGCAGGACTCAAGCACTTAACTGGGCTGTATTTGCACTACAACTCTTTGTATGGCGAGGTACCAAGAGAAATCGCCAACTTGACCGAACTTACTGATTTGTATTTGAACGTGAACAACCTTTCTGGGGAGATTCCTCCTGAGATTGGTAACATGGGCAGTTTGCAAG TTTTGCAGCTTTGTTATAACCGGTTAACAGGAAGCATACCCACTCAGCTGGGTTCTTTGAAGAAGCTCAGTGTTCTTGCTCTTCAGTCGAATAATTTGACTGGAGCAATCCCAGCTCGTTTAGGGGATTTGGGTGTGTTGATGAGGCTAGATTTGAGCTTCAATCACCTCTTTGGTTCCATTCCCACTAAACTAGCTGATTCTCCTCTGCTAGAAGTTCTAGACATCCGAAACAATACTCTTTCTGGCAATGTACCTCCTG CTTTGAAAAGACTGAATGAGGGATTCCAATTTGAAAACAATAGAGGATTATGTGGAGAAGGGTTCATGACTTTGAACGCCTGTGATGCTTCAAATGCTCTGAATCCTGGTAGACCTGAACCCTTTGGACCGGGTGTGACTGGCAATCCAACCAGAGAAATTCCAGAAACAGCAAATCTACGATTGCGTTGCAACCAGTCTCAATGCTCAAAGCCATCAAAGCCCGGAAAAGTATCTATTGTCGTAGGTGTATTGGTAGTAACTGTTGCATTAGCAGTTGTGGCAATGCTGACATTCACCCAGTATCGTCGTAGAAAACAGAAGCTTGGGAGCTCATTTGATATTCCTGATAGCCGTCTTAGTACTGACCATGCCAAGGGTATTTACAGGAGAAATGGCTCTCCTCTTATCAGCCTCGAGTACTCCAATGGGTGGGACCCCTTAGCTGATGGAAGGAGCATTAGTGGCTATGGTCAGGAAGTCTTTCAGAGCTTCAGGTTTAATTTGGATGAGGTGGAGACGGCTACACAATACTTTTCAGAGATGAATTTGTTGGGTAAGAGTACTTATTCTGCTACTTATAAGGGAGTTCTAAGAGATGGATCTGTGGTTGCTATTAAGAGCATCAGTAAAAGTAGCTGCAAATCAGAGGAAGCTGAGTTCTTGAAGGGTTTGAATATTTTGGCCTCATTGAAGCATGAGAATTTGGTGAGGCTGAGGGGATTCTGTTGTTCTAAGGGTCGGGGTGAGTGTTTTCTGATTTATGATTATGCTCCCAATGGGAATTTTCTGCGCTATCTTGATGTCAACGATGGCGATGGTCATGTTCTCGAATGGTCTCCAAGAGTTTCTATTGTCGAGGGCATCGCTAAAG GGATTGCATACTTACATGGCCATAAAGTAAACAAATCAACTCTGTGTCACCAGAACATTTCGGCAGAGAAGGTGCTTATTGACCATCGATGCAACCCGTTGCTCTCAGATTCTGGCCTGCACAACCTTCTTACCAATGACATTATCTTCTCGGAACTCAAATCCAGTGCTGCAATGGGTTATCTAGCTCCTGAGTACACCAATACTGGTCGGTTCACAGAGAAAAGCGACATTTATGCATTCGGAGTGCTTGTTTTCCAAGTGCTTTCAGGGAAGCGAAAAGTCACAAGCTTAGTAAATCTTGGAGCTGAGGCTTGTCGCTTCGAAGATTATATTGACCCAAACCTCCACGGAAAGTTCTTTGAATATGAAGCAACTAAGCTTGCAAGAATTGCTTGGCTTTGCACTCATGAGTGTCCCATTGAAAGAATATCCATGGAAGCAGTTGTTCAGGAACTTGGTAACTGTAGTAGCTGTCTCTAA